One Paenibacillus durus DNA segment encodes these proteins:
- a CDS encoding zonular occludens toxin domain-containing protein: MPHIIGIMGNLGVGKTTMASMMAWLYKNAIESIGGHAKLFANYDLNGAERMKVAEDWFKVAEAHGSICVWDEAHRSFNSRTALKMDNIIATDILTFARKMAAIQIFATPSVSRLDNRVREMLEVLLHIRPAGNKGMNIDYYDFQADGYGRLGKLIHTRFLSSFKVNQIHKLNLFDSHSFVGGFPLPKTERAAAKFMDELERVHDEARRKLYDNHPAERIEQRSPALVVPFPGDASGKIH; the protein is encoded by the coding sequence ATGCCGCATATTATTGGGATCATGGGCAATCTAGGCGTCGGTAAGACCACGATGGCGAGCATGATGGCCTGGCTTTACAAAAACGCTATCGAAAGCATCGGCGGACACGCTAAATTGTTTGCGAACTATGACCTTAACGGCGCCGAACGCATGAAAGTGGCTGAGGATTGGTTTAAAGTAGCTGAAGCTCATGGCAGCATATGCGTGTGGGATGAGGCGCACCGATCTTTCAATTCCAGGACGGCGCTCAAGATGGACAACATCATTGCCACGGACATACTGACCTTTGCCCGCAAAATGGCCGCGATTCAGATATTCGCTACACCAAGTGTTTCCAGGCTGGATAACCGGGTACGGGAAATGCTGGAGGTGCTGCTACACATCCGGCCAGCCGGTAACAAAGGCATGAATATCGACTATTACGACTTCCAGGCAGACGGTTACGGTCGCCTAGGGAAGCTGATCCATACGAGATTTTTAAGCAGCTTTAAAGTTAATCAGATTCACAAGTTAAATTTATTTGATTCACATAGCTTTGTTGGTGGGTTTCCTCTTCCAAAAACGGAGCGGGCCGCAGCTAAATTTATGGACGAACTTGAACGAGTACACGACGAAGCAAGGAGGAAGCTTTATGACAATCATCCCGCCGAACGTATTGAGCAACGATCCCCAGCACTTGTTGTACCATTTCCCGGGGATGCATCCGGTAAAATACACTAA